In one window of Anaerobacillus alkaliphilus DNA:
- a CDS encoding glycoside hydrolase family 43 protein, protein MKTKKVMISMSILVVLFVTTFSIFYFSKGSLTEPTANGQTPLKEEEMPRFREASVHDPSVIKVDDTFYVFGSHLAAAKSTDLLNWQQISTSVNETNPLIPNVFEQLAETFEWAQTKTLWAPDVVQLEDGRFYMYYNACEGSSPRSALGVAVADHIEGPYQDLGIFLKSGMWGEPSENGQIYDPRVHPNVVDPHTFFDEDGQLWMVYGSYSGGIFILRIDPKTGFPFPDQGYGKRLIGGNHSRIEGAYILFNPQTNYYYMYLSFGGLDAVGGYNIRVVRSKNPDGPYLDAEENEMVNVKSNPSKPLFDDVTIKPFGVKLMGNFEFIKRYEDGPARRNGYVSPGHNSAYYDKETGQSFIIFHTRFPRRGEQHQIRVHQMFMNSQGWPVVTPHRYAGETISKVTTSMVVGDYQLINHGKDISAEIKNSVLVTLNKNQTISGEVTGTWSLKGDFMVELTVDGKIYDGVFHKQWDESLKSYVMTFSALSNEGISIWGSQQ, encoded by the coding sequence ATGAAAACTAAAAAAGTAATGATATCAATGAGTATTTTGGTTGTTTTGTTTGTAACCACTTTTTCCATTTTTTATTTTTCAAAAGGCTCTTTAACAGAGCCGACTGCTAATGGTCAGACACCGTTAAAGGAGGAAGAAATGCCAAGGTTCCGAGAAGCATCTGTCCACGATCCTTCTGTGATCAAAGTAGATGACACATTTTATGTATTTGGTTCTCATTTAGCTGCTGCCAAGTCAACGGATTTACTTAATTGGCAACAGATTTCTACAAGTGTAAACGAGACTAATCCTCTTATCCCTAATGTATTCGAGCAATTAGCAGAAACGTTTGAATGGGCACAAACAAAAACGCTTTGGGCTCCAGATGTGGTTCAGTTAGAGGATGGCAGGTTTTACATGTACTATAACGCTTGTGAAGGAAGCTCACCTAGATCAGCGCTAGGAGTAGCGGTGGCAGATCACATTGAAGGCCCATATCAAGATTTAGGCATCTTTTTGAAATCTGGGATGTGGGGAGAACCAAGTGAAAATGGCCAAATCTATGATCCGAGAGTTCATCCGAATGTTGTCGATCCCCATACGTTTTTTGATGAGGATGGTCAGTTATGGATGGTATATGGCTCTTATTCAGGTGGTATTTTTATTTTACGGATAGATCCGAAAACAGGGTTTCCATTCCCTGATCAAGGATATGGTAAAAGGTTAATTGGAGGCAATCATAGTCGGATAGAAGGCGCCTATATTCTCTTTAATCCTCAAACAAACTATTACTATATGTATTTGTCATTTGGAGGACTTGATGCAGTAGGTGGTTATAACATTCGAGTCGTTCGATCGAAAAATCCTGATGGTCCATACTTGGATGCTGAGGAAAATGAGATGGTAAATGTCAAATCAAATCCTAGTAAACCTTTATTTGATGATGTAACGATCAAACCGTTTGGTGTGAAATTGATGGGGAATTTTGAGTTTATTAAAAGATATGAAGATGGACCAGCGAGAAGAAATGGCTACGTTTCTCCAGGGCATAATTCAGCTTATTATGACAAAGAAACTGGACAGTCTTTTATAATCTTCCATACTCGATTTCCAAGAAGAGGGGAACAACATCAAATTAGAGTTCATCAGATGTTTATGAATAGTCAGGGGTGGCCTGTGGTTACGCCACATCGTTACGCCGGTGAAACGATTTCTAAAGTAACAACATCGATGGTTGTCGGTGACTATCAATTAATTAATCATGGAAAAGATATTTCTGCTGAAATTAAAAACTCAGTCCTAGTAACCTTAAACAAGAATCAAACAATCTCAGGAGAAGTGACAGGAACATGGTCATTAAAAGGAGATTTCATGGTTGAATTGACTGTGGATGGGAAGATCTATGACGGAGTATTTCATAAACAATGGGATGAATCTTTGAAAAGCTATGTCATGACTTTTAGTGCATTATCTAACGAGGGAATTTCGATTTGGGGATCCCAACAATAA
- a CDS encoding alpha-N-arabinofuranosidase encodes MSSLQKAKMIVDKDFRVSEIDERIYGSFIEHLGRAVYGGVYEPDHPEADEHGFRKDVIELVKQLNVPIVRYPGGNMVSAYNWEDGVGPKELRPRRLELAWRTIETNEIGTNEFVDWANLVNSQVMMAVNLGTRGIDEARNFIEYCNHPGGTYYSDLRRKHGYEKPHKINTWCLGNEMDGPWQIGHKTAEEYGRLALETAKAMRLVDPTIELVACGSSNTGMPTFPQYEATTLEHTYDAIDYISLHQYYGNRSNDTASYLAKSMDMEHFIKTIISTCDYVKAKKRSKKTINLSFDEWNVWYHSNGQDRQIEPWSIAPPQLEDVYNFEDALLVGSMLMTFLRNSDRVKIACMAQLVNVIAPIMTQKGGKAWKQTIFYPYAHVSAFGRGVALQPVVSSPKYDSKEFTDVPYLDSAAVYNEEKSEVTIFAVNRHLEEALPLSCDVRSFGDYEIIEHIVLEHDDLKAVNTIEAQTVQPHSNGVSSLNNGFIEANLSKASWNVIRLRKK; translated from the coding sequence ATGAGTTCGTTACAGAAAGCCAAAATGATCGTAGACAAGGACTTTCGAGTCTCAGAAATAGATGAGCGGATTTACGGTTCGTTTATAGAACATTTAGGGCGTGCCGTTTATGGAGGTGTCTATGAACCAGACCATCCAGAAGCTGATGAACATGGGTTTCGTAAAGATGTTATTGAACTAGTGAAACAATTAAATGTACCAATTGTTCGTTATCCTGGAGGTAACATGGTATCAGCTTATAATTGGGAAGATGGTGTAGGTCCAAAAGAACTTAGACCTAGAAGACTTGAATTGGCTTGGAGAACGATCGAAACAAATGAGATTGGAACGAATGAATTTGTTGATTGGGCAAATCTAGTGAACTCTCAAGTAATGATGGCTGTTAACCTAGGAACTCGTGGAATAGACGAAGCGCGAAATTTCATTGAGTATTGTAACCACCCTGGTGGTACTTATTACAGTGATCTTAGAAGAAAACACGGGTATGAGAAGCCTCATAAGATTAATACTTGGTGTTTAGGTAATGAAATGGATGGACCTTGGCAAATTGGTCACAAAACCGCAGAAGAGTATGGTAGGCTTGCGCTAGAAACGGCCAAAGCGATGAGATTAGTAGATCCAACCATTGAATTAGTTGCTTGTGGAAGTTCTAATACAGGGATGCCAACGTTTCCTCAATATGAAGCAACCACACTAGAGCATACGTATGATGCGATTGATTATATTTCTCTACATCAATACTACGGCAATAGAAGTAATGATACGGCTAGTTATCTAGCTAAATCGATGGATATGGAACACTTTATTAAAACGATTATTTCTACTTGTGATTACGTTAAGGCAAAAAAGCGTAGTAAAAAAACAATTAACCTCAGTTTTGACGAGTGGAACGTCTGGTATCACTCAAATGGTCAGGATAGACAAATTGAACCTTGGTCGATTGCGCCACCTCAATTAGAAGATGTTTATAATTTTGAGGATGCGTTACTCGTTGGTTCGATGTTAATGACCTTTTTACGTAACTCTGATCGTGTGAAAATTGCGTGTATGGCGCAGCTGGTTAATGTTATTGCCCCAATTATGACCCAAAAAGGTGGCAAGGCCTGGAAACAAACAATCTTTTATCCATACGCACATGTGTCTGCTTTCGGCCGTGGTGTAGCCTTACAACCAGTCGTTTCTTCGCCAAAATATGATAGTAAAGAATTTACCGACGTACCATACTTGGATTCTGCTGCTGTTTACAATGAAGAAAAATCAGAGGTTACAATCTTTGCAGTCAACCGCCATTTAGAAGAAGCACTTCCATTATCTTGTGATGTAAGAAGCTTTGGGGATTATGAAATCATTGAACATATTGTTTTGGAACATGATGACCTTAAAGCTGTGAATACGATAGAGGCTCAGACAGTTCAACCTCATTCAAACGGGGTATCCTCTCTAAACAACGGATTTATAGAAGCGAACTTGTCAAAAGCATCTTGGAATGTCATCCGTTTAAGGAAAAAATAA
- a CDS encoding beta-L-arabinofuranosidase domain-containing protein: MNVRLLDGIFKDSQEKGKEYLVYLDVDRLVAPCYEAVSKSPKKTRYGGWESTGISGHSIGHWLSAAAQMYVETNDVELKKKLDYAINELEYLQSLDQDGYVSGFARRCFDQVFSGDFEVEHFSLAGQWVPWYSIHKIFAGLIDVYQLLGDKKALEVVMKLANWAKKGTDQLTDDQFQKMLICEHGGMNEAMADLYTITGNQDYVDLAIRFCHKAILDPLAEERDELEGKHANTQIPKVIGAAKLYEITGEQRFRDMAVFFWNEVTRNRSYIIGGNSINEHFGPVNSEKLGVQTTETCNTYNMLKLTEHLFQWSQDVEYMDYYERALYNHILASQDPDSGMKTYFVSSQPGHFKVYCSPDDSFWCCTGTGMENPARYSRAIYNLKDQDLFVNLFIASELTILDKKMKIQQHTDFPKTNRTSLVFEETEGECLHLHIRVPYWVTGDVRAIVNGEESYIGTGNSYLTISRHWHAGDRIEIELPMGLHTYTAKDDNKKVGIMYGPIVLAGALGTANFPETDILDDHLKLNNHPLIEVPSLIADKEQINEWVKPVVGSPLTFETDPIGQPGNVKVTLIPFYQLHHQRYTLYWNLLDEAAYQTFVDRELEELEHIRAITIDEVQPNEQQPEVEHQIKKQHSNSGYLTIVQQGWRDCRDGGYFSYQMKVEPAEQMYLLVTYFGGDRAIVIDGKTYEREFDIFIDGTVIAKQKLESRAPYDATFNICYEIPSSLTEGKRNVEVKFASSEGKLAGGVYGVRIVNSNKDIS, translated from the coding sequence GTGAATGTTAGACTTCTAGATGGAATTTTCAAAGATTCACAGGAAAAAGGAAAAGAGTATTTGGTGTACCTAGATGTAGATCGACTTGTAGCACCGTGTTACGAAGCGGTTTCGAAATCTCCTAAAAAAACCCGTTATGGAGGGTGGGAATCAACCGGTATCAGTGGCCATTCGATTGGACATTGGTTATCTGCCGCGGCCCAGATGTACGTAGAAACCAACGATGTGGAGTTAAAGAAAAAGCTAGATTATGCTATCAATGAACTAGAGTATCTTCAAAGTCTTGATCAAGACGGATATGTAAGTGGGTTTGCTAGAAGATGTTTTGATCAGGTATTTTCAGGCGATTTTGAGGTGGAACATTTTAGTCTTGCTGGTCAGTGGGTTCCCTGGTACAGTATCCATAAAATTTTCGCTGGGCTCATTGATGTCTATCAACTCCTAGGTGACAAAAAGGCGTTAGAAGTTGTTATGAAACTAGCGAATTGGGCAAAAAAAGGTACGGACCAACTTACAGATGACCAATTTCAAAAAATGTTGATATGTGAACATGGTGGTATGAACGAGGCGATGGCTGATTTATATACGATTACAGGTAATCAAGACTATGTAGATTTAGCAATTCGTTTTTGTCATAAAGCGATCCTTGACCCGTTAGCGGAGGAGAGAGATGAGCTTGAGGGGAAGCATGCCAACACGCAAATTCCTAAAGTGATAGGTGCGGCGAAACTTTACGAAATCACAGGTGAGCAAAGATTTCGGGATATGGCTGTCTTCTTCTGGAATGAAGTAACAAGAAATCGATCATACATTATTGGTGGAAACAGTATCAATGAACACTTTGGACCGGTGAATAGTGAAAAACTAGGTGTTCAAACGACAGAAACTTGTAATACGTACAATATGTTAAAGCTTACTGAGCATTTATTCCAATGGTCTCAGGACGTGGAATACATGGATTACTATGAGAGAGCATTATACAACCACATACTGGCGTCACAAGATCCGGATTCGGGTATGAAAACGTACTTTGTTTCATCTCAACCAGGCCATTTTAAAGTGTATTGTTCTCCCGATGATTCTTTTTGGTGCTGTACCGGTACCGGAATGGAAAACCCAGCCCGTTATTCTAGAGCAATTTACAATCTAAAAGATCAAGATTTGTTTGTAAATCTATTTATTGCTTCAGAACTCACAATTTTAGATAAGAAAATGAAGATCCAGCAGCATACGGACTTCCCAAAGACAAACAGAACAAGCCTGGTCTTTGAAGAGACAGAAGGTGAATGTCTACACTTACATATCCGAGTCCCTTATTGGGTGACCGGAGATGTCAGAGCAATTGTAAACGGAGAAGAAAGCTATATAGGTACAGGTAATTCCTATCTCACTATAAGTAGACATTGGCACGCGGGAGATAGAATTGAAATCGAGCTTCCAATGGGCCTTCATACGTACACTGCAAAGGATGACAACAAAAAAGTTGGGATCATGTACGGACCGATTGTATTGGCGGGTGCATTAGGTACAGCCAATTTCCCAGAAACGGATATCCTTGATGATCATTTAAAACTAAATAATCATCCGTTAATAGAGGTACCAAGTCTTATCGCAGATAAAGAACAAATAAATGAGTGGGTTAAGCCTGTGGTTGGTTCGCCACTGACTTTCGAAACAGATCCAATAGGGCAGCCGGGAAATGTGAAAGTTACACTAATCCCATTTTATCAGTTACATCACCAACGCTACACATTATATTGGAACCTGCTTGATGAAGCAGCCTATCAGACCTTTGTGGATCGAGAACTAGAAGAGTTAGAGCATATACGAGCGATTACGATAGATGAAGTGCAGCCAAATGAGCAACAACCGGAAGTAGAACATCAAATTAAAAAGCAACATTCCAACTCGGGGTATTTAACGATTGTTCAACAAGGTTGGCGAGATTGTCGAGACGGTGGCTATTTCAGTTATCAAATGAAGGTAGAACCCGCAGAGCAAATGTATTTACTAGTCACTTACTTTGGCGGAGACCGGGCAATTGTAATTGATGGGAAAACATATGAGCGTGAGTTTGACATTTTCATTGACGGTACAGTAATTGCGAAGCAGAAGCTTGAAAGTCGTGCTCCGTATGATGCTACGTTTAATATCTGCTATGAAATTCCAAGTTCATTGACAGAAGGTAAACGAAACGTCGAAGTAAAGTTTGCTTCTTCGGAAGGAAAGCTTGCTGGTGGTGTTTATGGAGTTAGAATCGTGAATTCAAACAAAGATATCAGTTAG
- a CDS encoding ArsR/SmtB family transcription factor translates to MILDISTKSLPVYEALASEVRLSMIKHLTLQPMNVRELANAVGLSSAIMTMHIKKLEKSGIIRTEMTPGKAGIQKLCILNVDRLEVNFPLYEGSTNEYHQTELSVGHYTDFLVEPTCGLATIENIVGEFDEPRYLLAPERVNAKILWFSKGYIEYKVPNFLLSSQIPKELEISMEISSEAPFTNENWPSDIAFFLNNVKLGTWTSPGDYGDRLGKYTPDWWPKVINQYGLLKYIRITKNGTYIDSNKISETTIDEVFIREKQWTFRIAVLDDAEHIGGVTIFGTGFGNYNQDILFRLLYTKEV, encoded by the coding sequence ATGATATTAGATATCTCTACGAAATCTCTCCCTGTTTATGAAGCACTTGCTAGTGAAGTAAGGCTTTCAATGATTAAACATTTAACTCTTCAACCAATGAATGTGCGTGAGCTAGCAAACGCAGTTGGCTTAAGTAGTGCAATTATGACCATGCACATAAAGAAACTCGAAAAAAGCGGAATTATTCGAACTGAAATGACCCCAGGTAAAGCAGGAATTCAAAAATTATGTATCTTAAATGTAGATCGATTAGAAGTAAATTTTCCACTCTACGAAGGAAGTACGAATGAGTATCATCAAACGGAGTTGTCTGTAGGTCATTATACAGATTTTCTAGTAGAGCCTACTTGTGGCTTAGCTACTATCGAAAATATTGTTGGAGAATTTGATGAACCGCGATATCTTTTGGCACCAGAACGTGTCAATGCAAAAATTCTATGGTTTAGTAAAGGATATATCGAGTATAAGGTTCCAAATTTCTTACTCTCTAGTCAAATCCCGAAAGAACTAGAAATATCAATGGAAATATCGTCAGAAGCACCTTTTACTAATGAAAACTGGCCATCTGATATTGCGTTTTTCCTTAACAACGTAAAGTTAGGAACGTGGACTAGTCCAGGAGATTATGGCGACCGACTTGGCAAGTATACTCCCGATTGGTGGCCAAAAGTAATAAATCAATATGGTCTTTTAAAATACATTCGGATTACCAAAAACGGGACATATATTGACAGCAACAAAATCTCTGAGACTACTATTGATGAGGTTTTTATTCGAGAGAAACAATGGACATTTCGTATTGCAGTCCTTGATGATGCCGAGCACATTGGTGGAGTAACTATTTTTGGCACTGGTTTTGGTAACTACAATCAGGATATACTTTTCAGGTTGCTCTATACGAAAGAGGTCTAA
- a CDS encoding family 43 glycosylhydrolase encodes MSTQQHFNNPIVEQRADPWVYKHVDGYYYFTGSVPEYDRIELRRSRTIQGLGEANPVTIWRKYDNGPMSANIWAPEIHYIDGKWYVYFAAARTAETNEGLFDHRMFVLETDSENPLEGNWIEKGQIKTQWESFSLDATTFEHRGIRYLVWPQKDPNIVGNSNLYIAKMENPWTLQGETIMLTTPDYEWERIGFLVNEGPAVLIKNGKIFITFSASATNHHYCMGLLVADEESDLLDVRSWTKLPEPVFKTNEETGQFGPGHNSFTVSEDGTEDILIYHARNYKEIEGDPLYDPNRHTRAQQIFWDQDGMPIFGVPVRDSKLVSL; translated from the coding sequence ATGAGTACTCAACAACATTTTAATAATCCAATTGTAGAGCAACGAGCAGATCCTTGGGTTTACAAGCACGTAGATGGCTACTACTATTTTACGGGTTCTGTACCTGAATACGATCGAATCGAACTTCGAAGATCTAGAACAATTCAAGGGTTAGGAGAAGCAAACCCAGTGACCATTTGGCGTAAATATGATAACGGTCCAATGAGTGCAAATATCTGGGCTCCTGAAATTCATTATATTGATGGGAAATGGTATGTATATTTCGCTGCTGCAAGAACAGCAGAAACAAATGAAGGACTATTTGATCACCGGATGTTCGTTCTAGAAACCGATTCTGAAAATCCGTTGGAAGGGAATTGGATTGAAAAAGGGCAAATAAAAACGCAATGGGAGAGTTTCTCTCTAGATGCTACGACCTTTGAACATAGAGGAATAAGATATTTGGTTTGGCCACAAAAAGACCCAAATATCGTTGGGAATTCTAATCTTTATATTGCAAAAATGGAAAATCCATGGACCCTCCAAGGAGAAACAATCATGCTGACAACACCTGATTACGAGTGGGAAAGAATTGGTTTTCTAGTCAACGAAGGACCTGCAGTTTTAATTAAGAACGGGAAAATATTTATTACGTTTTCAGCAAGTGCAACAAATCATCATTATTGTATGGGGCTACTCGTTGCGGATGAAGAAAGTGACCTACTAGATGTGCGCTCTTGGACAAAACTCCCTGAACCGGTTTTTAAAACAAATGAAGAAACAGGGCAATTTGGACCAGGCCATAACAGCTTCACTGTGTCAGAGGACGGAACGGAAGATATTCTTATTTATCACGCAAGAAACTACAAGGAAATTGAAGGTGATCCCCTCTATGACCCAAATCGTCACACGAGAGCGCAACAAATCTTTTGGGATCAAGATGGAATGCCGATTTTCGGAGTGCCTGTTCGTGACTCAAAATTAGTAAGCTTATAA
- a CDS encoding family 43 glycosylhydrolase yields the protein MVKIFVVFLLFFLSLFPTSISAGNPVIKDRFSADPAALVHDDKVYLYVGRDQAGYPGQIHHFYVLKEWNVYSSRDMKTWELEGSLPRTEFSWAREDTAWAAQAIERDGKFYWYVTVLNRDSDPDKNGFAIGVAVSDHPASGFKDAIGAPLVRSDMTEAPGFMDPKQTWDNIDPTVFIDDNGQAYLYWGNTHLYYAKLKDNMIELDGEIHQLTIENMPGTFTEAPYLHKYKDTYYLSFAMNFPEVTAYATSHSPEGPWQYQGILLDRMDDSETSHQAIIEFKGDWYLIYHTGALPGGGNFRRSTSIDKLSYNEDGTIQKVTPTASGLAFDSYVIKSSSRPELGIRHLRGAIRVSSYNDESYDFQWHIVPGLANASEEYVSFQAENKPGYYLRFGGEFITLAKHDGSKSFSEAATFKVVRGLENGEGVSFQSYKQEELYLFHHETNTVRIGEVGSDDEKRLATFQIVALDGSLAEEFIPKLEATAVKRSFGTIFMFTSLVILVLSTVIFMRRRYVGERISNEN from the coding sequence ATGGTGAAAATATTTGTTGTTTTTTTACTGTTTTTTCTTTCTTTATTTCCAACTAGTATTTCTGCTGGGAACCCTGTCATAAAAGATAGGTTTAGTGCAGACCCTGCTGCTTTAGTACATGATGATAAAGTCTACTTGTATGTTGGCCGTGACCAAGCAGGTTACCCGGGACAAATCCATCATTTCTATGTATTGAAAGAATGGAATGTCTATTCATCTCGTGACATGAAGACGTGGGAGTTAGAGGGGAGCCTGCCAAGAACTGAATTTTCCTGGGCAAGGGAAGATACGGCGTGGGCGGCTCAAGCAATTGAACGCGATGGAAAATTCTACTGGTATGTAACTGTACTAAATCGGGATTCTGATCCTGATAAAAACGGCTTTGCCATAGGTGTTGCAGTTTCAGATCATCCAGCTAGTGGTTTCAAGGATGCAATAGGAGCACCGTTAGTTCGTAGTGATATGACGGAAGCACCGGGGTTTATGGATCCAAAGCAAACATGGGACAATATTGATCCAACTGTGTTTATTGATGATAATGGGCAAGCGTATCTTTACTGGGGCAATACTCATCTTTATTATGCAAAATTAAAAGATAATATGATTGAGCTCGACGGGGAAATTCATCAACTTACGATTGAAAATATGCCTGGGACATTTACCGAGGCACCGTATCTACACAAATACAAAGATACATACTACTTATCGTTTGCGATGAATTTTCCTGAAGTGACAGCCTATGCAACTAGTCATAGCCCTGAAGGACCTTGGCAATATCAAGGAATATTACTAGATCGTATGGATGATAGCGAAACAAGCCATCAGGCAATTATTGAATTTAAAGGGGACTGGTATCTTATTTATCACACTGGTGCCTTGCCTGGCGGAGGAAATTTTCGGAGATCTACTTCAATAGACAAATTATCGTACAACGAAGATGGAACGATACAAAAAGTAACACCTACTGCCTCTGGATTGGCCTTTGATAGTTATGTCATAAAATCTAGTTCTCGTCCTGAACTAGGTATCCGTCATTTACGAGGAGCAATACGGGTTAGTTCGTATAATGACGAGTCCTATGATTTTCAATGGCATATCGTTCCTGGTTTGGCCAATGCAAGTGAAGAATACGTTTCATTTCAAGCAGAAAACAAGCCTGGATACTATTTAAGATTTGGTGGAGAATTTATTACGTTAGCAAAACATGACGGGAGCAAGAGTTTCTCTGAAGCCGCCACTTTTAAAGTGGTAAGAGGTCTTGAAAACGGTGAAGGTGTTTCATTTCAATCGTACAAACAAGAAGAACTGTACCTCTTTCATCATGAGACGAATACGGTTCGAATTGGCGAAGTAGGGTCTGACGATGAAAAAAGGCTTGCTACCTTTCAAATCGTAGCTTTAGACGGAAGTCTAGCCGAAGAATTCATACCTAAGCTAGAAGCAACCGCTGTAAAAAGAAGTTTCGGTACCATCTTTATGTTCACGAGCTTAGTTATTTTGGTCTTAAGTACCGTTATCTTTATGAGAAGACGTTATGTAGGAGAGAGGATATCGAATGAAAACTAA
- a CDS encoding arabinan endo-1,5-alpha-L-arabinosidase yields MHGPTKPPSYLKEHERSLNPNMSEWSIYNSHDPSIFHDGDTYYILSTDTKTSLLTTEMKSGAQIRKSKNLIDWKWVGHALDGVPKEAFEWTGARGLWAPEVVKWENTYYLYYCASQFGTNQSFIGVATSNSMEGPWQDQGEVFKTTKTDEPNAIDPNLITDRNGNRYLIYGSFFSGIYAARLNHDTGKLLEYGEGVCIARREHETKEGAIEGPYMVYHPDHDMYYLFVSYDSLFSNYNIRVGRSREVTGPFVDFHGNDLKDIDYRPSDEIGTKLLAGYQFSDGSGWMAPGHNSILEQDGAYFIVHHARLLDKKDTFCLHVRRILWTEDGWPIISPERYAGEKIESIDEIQMIGSWDAIKFDRLVQGVNQAFPVKFLPGNICLINNQDYTWRKVDNYTIYVNEKNTSDKMIELKVLKAWDWELDRETIVFTGMDTTGTCIIGKKLE; encoded by the coding sequence ATGCACGGCCCTACAAAGCCACCTAGTTATTTAAAGGAACATGAGCGATCGTTAAATCCGAACATGTCTGAATGGTCAATTTACAACTCTCATGACCCCTCAATTTTTCATGATGGGGATACTTATTACATTTTATCGACTGATACGAAAACTAGTTTATTAACAACCGAGATGAAGTCTGGAGCGCAAATTCGTAAATCAAAGAATTTAATTGATTGGAAGTGGGTTGGTCATGCGCTAGACGGAGTACCTAAGGAAGCATTTGAGTGGACTGGTGCAAGAGGGTTGTGGGCACCTGAAGTTGTGAAATGGGAGAATACGTATTACTTATATTACTGCGCTTCACAGTTTGGTACTAATCAATCTTTTATTGGTGTCGCCACTAGTAATTCAATGGAAGGACCATGGCAGGACCAAGGTGAAGTATTTAAAACAACGAAGACGGACGAACCGAACGCGATCGACCCAAATCTTATCACTGATCGAAACGGGAATCGATATTTAATCTATGGATCTTTTTTCAGTGGAATTTACGCAGCAAGATTGAATCATGATACGGGTAAATTGTTGGAATACGGTGAAGGTGTTTGTATCGCGAGAAGGGAGCATGAAACGAAAGAAGGAGCCATTGAAGGTCCATATATGGTTTACCATCCGGATCATGACATGTATTACTTATTTGTTTCCTATGACTCGCTTTTCTCAAATTACAATATAAGAGTAGGACGATCAAGAGAAGTTACTGGTCCTTTTGTAGATTTTCATGGGAATGATTTAAAAGATATCGACTATCGCCCTTCAGATGAGATTGGAACGAAACTATTAGCTGGTTATCAATTCAGTGATGGAAGTGGCTGGATGGCGCCTGGTCATAACTCGATTCTTGAACAGGATGGTGCCTATTTTATTGTTCACCATGCTAGACTATTAGACAAAAAAGATACGTTTTGTTTACATGTGCGACGCATCTTGTGGACAGAGGACGGTTGGCCAATAATCTCACCAGAGCGCTACGCAGGGGAAAAAATAGAATCAATTGACGAAATCCAGATGATTGGATCGTGGGATGCGATCAAATTTGATCGACTTGTACAGGGAGTCAATCAAGCGTTTCCGGTAAAGTTTCTTCCTGGAAACATATGCTTGATCAACAATCAAGACTATACATGGAGGAAAGTCGATAATTATACCATTTATGTTAATGAAAAGAATACATCCGATAAAATGATCGAGTTAAAAGTGTTAAAGGCGTGGGATTGGGAGCTTGATCGCGAAACGATTGTGTTTACGGGAATGGACACAACAGGAACATGTATTATCGGGAAAAAACTAGAATAA